Proteins co-encoded in one Rhopalosiphum maidis isolate BTI-1 chromosome 2, ASM367621v3, whole genome shotgun sequence genomic window:
- the LOC113552820 gene encoding uncharacterized protein LOC113552820 produces the protein MSFITHYVVLISLAFVVVTCELQYPNETLQYLAKVEKATKSHHDSVKFLQAMMEVDYLWWPILNEKVRVKRPTVKYFNPYAKNAPDGNMEDVEVLALENITTLLQSNVFIGTDVRFTIDVIKTAIACSALKHISLEGLMLHQLMEKYSQTIPLEEKILFFKWLVDMIHVAIDKLTALDYSLVIINQMRQHLVDLYILLLQKKTDNLNTKVLKEIGLEMFTEIDNICVKPIEGEGHYSALITDLNRIKRIEDLKAHRSLITETMRDSTDMIDLDIINKIKGTINIDKQIDANGIDALDNEVLKRAYAANYVQMNFLFSNLPVHTLTESQWAKLFQLEKYTQLHVKPDSPKTPQSS, from the coding sequence ATGTCGTTCATTACGCACTACGTTGTGCTAATATCGTTGGCGTTCGTGGTGGTCACGTGTGAGTTGCAATATCCGAACGAAACGCTCCAGTACCTGGCCAAAGTAGAAAAGGCCACGAAATCGCACCATGACAGTGTTAAGTTTTTACAGGCGATGATGGAGGTAGACTACCTTTGGTGGCCGATACTCAACGAGAAGGTGCGTGTTAAACGGCCAACGGTGAAGTACTTCAACCCGTATGCAAAAAACGCACCCGATGGAAACATGGAGGATGTAGAGGTGTTGGCGTTGGAAAACATTACGACTCTGTTGCAGTCCAATGTTTTCATCGGAACGGACGTACGGTTTACGATTGACGTAATAAAGACCGCAATAGCGTGTTCAGCACTTAAGCACATTTCGTTGGAGGGACTTATGCTCCACCAACTAATGGAAAAATATAGCCAAACAATACCGCTCGAGgagaagattttattttttaagtggcTGGTGGACATGATCCATGTGGCCATCGACAAGTTGACGGCGCTGGACTATTCGCTGGTAATAATCAACCAAATGCGCCAGCACCTCGTTGATCTTTATATTTTGCTATTACAGAAGAAGACAGATAATCTGAATACTAAAGTCCTTAAAGAAATTGGCTTGGAAATGTTTACAGAAATCGATAATATATGTGTCAAACCCATAGAAGGAGAAGGTCATTACAGCGCGTTGATCACTGATTTAAATAGAATCAAAAGGATTGAAGATCTGAAGGCCCACCGCTCACTAATCACTGAGACCATGAGAGACTCTACCGATATGATTGACcttgatataataaacaaaattaaaggaactataaatatcgataagcAAATAGATGCAAATGGTATCGATGCACTGGACAATGAAGTTTTGAAAAGAGCCTATGCCgcaaattatgtacaaatgaACTTTTTGTTTTCGAACTTACCCGTACACACGTTGACCGAATCGCAGTGGGCTAAGCTATTCCAACTTGAAAAATACACACAACTGCATGTAAAACCTGATTCTCCTAAGACCCCACAGTCCTCATAA
- the LOC113552819 gene encoding LOW QUALITY PROTEIN: agrin-like (The sequence of the model RefSeq protein was modified relative to this genomic sequence to represent the inferred CDS: inserted 1 base in 1 codon): MAAYGVYGNGSCGGDVYAHGDDTDLYHQVVVLSKPDGSCVRSQANGSGVGVGGGGGGGSVIVETVNGRYNGDHPHQQQPYDSARGGGTGAGGGVGGGQHRHRRSFWCRTTTLATISALLATMFCVTCVVFIYYNYVLNWSPKTVALQVGRSDPCRLVKCLHGQRCIVDKVSAQAHCVCTEDTTCQGDDSGDGAGGPVCGNDWKDYPSACHVRKASCASGLNIAVKYRGLCDPCDYISCEEPQVCRLDYERRARCICSEFCSEDFLPVCGSDGRTYTNECFLRRQACRMMPSLRIVFQGQCDQGVNPCLNFTCWEGSRCAIDRLGIAECHCQEPTLCETSVRPVCGTDGYTYESKCFLERMSCSKRSGVTVAYDGHCGDANPCNGYLCNSGATCKVRDGKAVCECPLCSEHHEPVCGSDGNTYSNECKLKYHSCQQKQIIEVSHVGACNDCTKMNCQFHSVCESNGREAKCVCPTFKCANASGKVCGTDGITYTDLCHLQNASCATRKKIFAAYAGECGSCHDQKCNCPETCVDTKSKEPVCGSDLITYNSECELLQQSCVKNGTQNLTILFYGDCKESSSIGKILKPHGLVENSVYSNNNDVCKDIKCDYDATCEVGPDGFPRCSCIFNCSTEVSPVCASDVRTYNSLCLMKMEGCQRQQELRLRPMELCQGMEAKPCNGKKPLMNHVNGRELDCGHGPDRQDCPSGSYCHQTSRFAKCCNKSDRDTTIVSDNCQNSSYGCCPDKKTPAKGPKNLGCPLLCNCNKLGSISEECIDKKCLCKSGVGGEKCDRCEPGYWGLPKISSNHQGCMPCGCSLLGSVRDDCEQMTGRCVCKPGAIGPKCNKCEDSSKILNPAGCVSPDMAMQNLTSCSQLVCYYGGVCEMNNDKPSCVCRATCAEDAIRTTLVCGSDGQTYSSECQLKLYACRYQKDIVVKSHTSCKDENLIPGTEGPKFTEPXDIIISKSTRHLLFSELPNFTYNTSGGYEVDIIPEVQDLTGRTTSESTDREISLCNPNPCQNGGECEGLDSGGFQCHCPTSYSGTICSNPEEVKEHKSAAFNGHSYVQLKKLKAYHRFSLEMEFKSFSDDGILLYDQQQPDGSGDFISIAIVNKFVEFKYNLGNGAVVLTSVHPITIGTRHKIIAKRYQKDGLLQFENFEPVRSVSMGSLRSLDLNDNAYIGYVPIVHQKIFENIGVKSGLIGCIHSIKIGRYSVNLLGFEDSDLVTNSEGVTECQKSCLNGTCACTGNSCYDDMACSSEPCSFGSTCESLPGGRYACFCLPGLTGANCDKFEYGLTKYFSPEFNGKNSFLTIPLTEDLRRTTRLELWFGTKSDSGLLLYSGQSYTGQGDFISVYLSDGRVKLVYDLGNGKTNITTDEKIVFLPQWNLLKIKRFDNQASIQLNNGNVTTISSSSPLVELNLELPLYIGGVPLTVLLNQDSIADKPFNGIIQRVILNEKACNLSSGLNQEVVPYHGAPCGYAPCLNGGTCFPVLSRFLCHCGPQHFGPLCEHTYKS; this comes from the exons tgGGAAGGTCTGATCCTTGTCGCTTAGTGAAATGTTTGCATGGTCAGCGGTGCATCGTGGACAAAGTGAGTGCGCAAGCGCACTGTGTGTGTACCGAGGACACAACATGCCAAGGCGACGACAGCGGTGACGGTGCTGGTGGACCGGTGTGCGGCAACGACTGGAAAGACTACCCGAGCGCGTGTCACGTCAGAAAGGCATCATGTGCGTCGGGCCTAAACATAGCGGTTAAATACAGAGGGCTATGTG ATCCATGTGACTATATATCGTGTGAAGAACCCCAAGTATGTCGTTTGGACTACGAGAGACGTGCCAGATGCATTTGCTCAGAATTTTGTAGCGAAGACTTCCTTCCAGTGTGTGGATCCGACGGTCGAACGTACACAAACGAATGCTTTCTACGACGACAGGCGTGTCGAATGATGCCAAGCCTAAGAATCGTCTTCCAAGGCCAATGCGACCAGG GTGTAAATCCCTGTCTAAACTTCACGTGTTGGGAAGGATCACGTTGCGCTATCGACCGTCTGGGCATTGCTGAGTGCCATTGTCAGGAACCCACACTGTGCGAAACATCAGTGCGACCGGTTTGCGGCACAGACGGTTATACTTACGAATCCAAATGCTTTTTGGAACGGATGAGTTGTAGCAAGAGGTCTGGCGTCACTGTGGCATATGATGGACATTGTG GGGATGCGAATCCGTGCAACGGGTACTTGTGTAACTCTGGAGCAACTTGTAAAGTGAGAGACGGAAAAGCAGTCTGCGAATGCCCTTTGTGTTCCGAACACCACGAGCCAGTGTGCGGCTCTGACGGCAACACGTATAGTAACGAGTGCAAATTGAAGTATCACAGCTGTCAGCAAAAGCAAATAATCGAAGTGTCCCACGTCGGAGCATGTA ACGATTGTACAAAAATGAATTGTCAGTTTCACTCGGTTTGCGAAAGCAATGGAAGAGAAGCAAAATGTGTCTGTCCGACGTTCAAATGTGCAAAC GCAAGCGGTAAAGTTTGCGGTACCGACGGTATTACGTACACAGACCTTTGTCATCTACAAAACGCTAGTTGTGCAACAAGGAAGAAAATATTCGCTGCCTACGCGGGTGAATGCG gGTCGTGTCACGATCAGAAATGTAACTGTCCCGAAACATGTGTGGACACAAAATCAAAAGAACCCGTTTGCGGATCCGACTTGATCACTTACAACAGCGAATGCGAGCTTCTTCAACAGTCGTGCGTAAAAAACGGGACACAAAATTTAACGATATTGTTCTACGGGGATTGTAAAGAATCTTCATCTATAG gtaaaattttaaaacctcaCGGATTAGTAGAAAATAGCGTTTACAGTAACAACAACGACGTATGTAAAGATATTAAATGTGACTATGATGCCACGTGCGAAGTCGGACCCGACGGATTTCCTAGATGTTCGTGTATATTTAACTGTTCGACTGAAGTTTCGCCTGTCTGTGCCTCAGATGTTCGTACTTACAATTCACTATGTCTAATGAAAATGGAAGGGTGTCAAAGACAACAAGAACTCCGACTAAGGCCCATGGAATTGTGCCAAG GTATGGAAGCAAAACCTTGTAACGGTAAAAAACCCTTGATGAACCATGTAAATGGGAGAGAATTAGACTGCGGCCACGGTCCTGACAGGCAAGATTGCCCATCGGGTAGTTATTGTCATCAAACCTCTAGATTTGCTAAATGCTGTAATAAATCTGATCGTG atacaaCAATAGTTTCGGATAATTGTCAAAATTCGTCTTACGGCTGTTGCCCTGATAAAAAGACTCCGGCGAAAGGACCAAAAAACCTAGGTTGTCCTTTGTTATGCAATTGcaataaattag ggtCGATATCAGAAGAATGTATCGATAAAAAATGCTTGTGCAAATCGGGAGTTGGCGGAGAGAAGTGCGATCGGTGTGAACCTGGGTATTGGGGATTACCAAAGATATCATCAAATCATCAAGGGTGCATGC ctTGTGGTTGTTCTCTATTGGGTTCAGTTCGAGACGACTGTGAACAAATGACCGGGCGTTGTGTTTGTAAGCCAGGAGCTATAGGACCAAAGTGCAATAAATGTGAAGATagttctaaaattttaaatcctgCTGGATGTGTTTCAC CTGACATGGCAATGCAAAATTTAACGTCTTGTAGTCAACTTGTTTGTTATTATGGTGGTGTGTGTGAGATGAACAACGATAAACCGTCATGCGTATGTCGGGCAACATGTGCTGAAGACGCAATACGTACAACT TTGGTGTGTGGTAGTGATGGGCAAACGTATAGTTCCGAGTgtcaactaaaattatatgcgTGTCGCTATCAAAAAGACATTGTTGTCAAGTCACATACATCATGTAAAG ACGAAAATCTCATACCTGGAACGGAAGGACCAAAATTCACCGAGC CAGATATAATCATATCAAAATCAACGCGACATCTATTGTTTTCTGAACTGCCAAATTTCACTTACAACACGTCTGGTGGCTACGAAGTTGATATCATACCTGAAGTCCAAGACCTGACCGGAAGAACGACATCGGAATCTACCGATCGGGAAATATCACTCTGTAATCCGAATCCATGCCAGAACGGCGGAGAATGCGAGGGACTAGATTCCGGTGGTTTCCAGTGCCATTGCCCTACCTCGTACAGTGGCACCATTTGTTCCAATCCTGAGGAGGTTAAAG aaCACAAATCAGCTGCGTTCAACGGACATTCGTACgttcagttaaaaaaattaaaagcataCCACAGGTTTAGTTTAGAAAtggaatttaaaagtttttcggACGATGGAATTCTGTTATACGACCAACAACAACCAGACGGGTCTGGAGATTTCATATCGATAGCAATAGTCAATAA gTTTGtcgaattcaaatataatctGGGCAACGGAGCCGTAGTCTTAACGTCTGTACATCCAATTACAATTGGCACTCGGCACAAGATAATAGCCAAAAGATATCAAAAAGACGGCCTGTTGCAATTCGAAAACTTCGAGCCGGTTCGATCAGTGTCCATGGGTTCGCTGAGGTCACTGGACCTGAACGACAATGCGTACATCGGATACGTACCGATCGTGCACCAaaa GATATTCGAAAACATTGGTGTAAAGTCTGGACTGATCGGATGcatacatagtataaaaataggaCGTTACTCTGTGAACTTGCTGGGATTCGAAGATAGTGATCTGGTAACGAATTCTGAAGGCGTGACGGAATGTCAAAAGAGTTGTTTAAATGGCACGTGCGCTTGTACAG GCAATTCGTGCTACGACGACATGGCCTGTTCGTCAGAGCCATGCAGCTTCGGATCTACTTGCGAGTCCTTGCCGGGCGGTCGATACGCATGTTTTTGTCTACCAGGATTGACTGGCGCAAACTGtgataaat TCGAGTACGGTCTGACCAAATACTTTTCACCGGAATTCAACGGTAAGAACTCATTTCTTACCATACCGCTGACCGAAGACCTCCGTAGGACCACTCGCCTAGAACTGTGGTTTGGAACGAAATCCGACAGTGGCTTATTATTGTACAGTGGTCAATCGTACACGGGACAAGGGGATTTCATTTCTGTTTACTTGTCTGACGGCCGGGTGAAACTCGTTTACGATTTGGGCAACGGAAAGACGAATATCAC TACCGATGAGAAGATTGTTTTTCTGCCTCAAtggaatttactaaaaatcaaaagatTCGACAACCAAGCTTCCATTCAGCTTAACAACGGCAATGTTACCACTATCAGCTCCAGTTCCCCACTTGTCGAGTTGAACTTAGAACTACCGTTGTACATTGGTGGTGTACC TCTAACCGTTCTGCTGAATCAAGATTCGATTGCCGACAAACCATTCAACGGCATCATTCAGAGGGTAATACTCAATGAAAAAGCGTGTAACCTATCTTCTGGTCTAAACCAGGAGGTGGTACCCTATCACGGTGCACCTTGTGGTTACGCGCCGTGTCTGAACGGCGGCACTTGTTTTCCGGTTCTTTCTAGATTTTTATGCCATTGTGGTCCACAACACTTCGGTCCGTTGTGCGAACaca catataaatcataa